A region from the Perca fluviatilis chromosome 16, GENO_Pfluv_1.0, whole genome shotgun sequence genome encodes:
- the oatx gene encoding solute carrier family 22 member 6: protein MGFADLLEEVGGFGRYQWLHVTLISLPGLLMASQNLLNNFVSGIPAHHCRLPVNHSLYSLPANHSLYSLSANHSLHNLSLYQVDEKQLLKVFIPLDSSGTRLDRCRRYVEPQWQLLAANGSANGSELQTEGCLDGWIFESSEFLATTVSEWELVCSLRPLKQMIQSIYMGGVLTGAIIYGGLSDRFGRRSILIWSYLQLGILGCSSALSPSYTAYCIFRFLSGMAVSGIILNAVSLKVEWIPTRERTLVGTLTSFFFTFGQMILAGLAYWLRDWRKLQVVVCAPQFLFFAYSWWYSESARWLVLNRRSEEALKSLHRVARINGKPEMVDKLTLEVLNSHMRKEIESSRSSLTAYDLLRTRGMRRISICLVVVWFSTSFAYYGLAMDLQKFGVSIYLMQIIFGAVDIPAKLLALGMLSYLGRRVSQATCLFLSALIIFANIFVPTDLQTVRTVLACLGKGFTSASFTVVYLYTGELYPTVIRQTGMGFVSTMARAGSMAAPAVLILDEVLPALPSVVYGGAAVLAAGFACFLPETLNMPLPDTIEDVEQKWSGTNPAPPPEEGVALKEGVALKVLKEAEGSGLNAL from the exons ATGGGCTTTGCTGACCTGCTGGAGGAG GTGGGCGGGTTCGGCCGGTACCAGTGGCTCCACGTGACCCTGATCAGTTTACCAGGTCTGTTGATGGCCAGTCAGAACCTGCTCAACAACTTTGTCTCAGGAATCCCCGCCCACCACTGCCGCCTGCCGGTCAATCACAGCCTCTACAGCCTGCCGGCCAATCACAGCCTCTATAGCttgtcagccaatcacagcctccACAACCTGTCTCTCTACCAG GTGGATGAGAAGCAGCTCCTGAAAGTGTTCATCCCTCTGGACTCTTCAGGAACTAGACTGGACCGCTGCAGGAG GTATGTGGAGCCTCAGTGGCAGCTTTTAGCTGCTAACGGCTCAGCTAACGGTAGCGAGCTGCAGACGGAGGGCTGTTTGGACGGATGGATTTTCGAAAGCTCCGAGTTCCTCGCCACCACCGTCTCCGAG tggGAGCTGGTGTGTTCTCTGCGTCCTCTGAAACAGATGATTCAGAGCATCTATATGGGCGGAGTTTTAACCGGCGCCATCATCTACGGCGGCCTttcagacag gtttGGGAGGCGGTCTATCCTAATATGGTCGTACCTGCAACTGGGCATTCTGGGTTGTAGCTCCGCCCTCTCCCCGTCATACACCGCCTACTGCATCTTTAGGTTCCTGAGTGGGATGGCGGTCTCTGGCATCATCCTGAATGCAGTCTCACTGA aggTGGAGTGGATCCCGACCAGAGAGAGGACGTTAGTGGGCACGCTCACCTCCTTCTTCTTCACCTTTGGTCAGATGATCCTGGCGGGGCTTGCCTATTGGCTGAGAGACTGGAGGAAGCTGCAGGTGGTCGTCTGCGCCCCCCAGTTCCTGTTCTTCGCCTACAGCTG gtgGTACTCTGAGTCGGCTCGCTGGTTGGTTCTGAACCGCCGGTCTGAGGAGGCGTTAAAGAGTCTTCACCGAGTCGCTCGAATCAACGGAAAACCAGAGATGGTCGACAAGTTAACCCTGGAG GTTCTGAACTCCCACATGAGGAAAGAGATTGAGTCGAGTCGTTCTTCGTTAACGGCGTACGACCTGTTGAGGACCCGAGGCATGAGACGCATCTCCATCTGTCTCGTCGTTGTCTG GTTCTCCACCAGTTTTGCTTACTATGGTTTGGCGATGGATCTGCAGAAGTTTGGG GTTAGTATCTACCTGATGCAGATCATCTTTGGAGCCGTCGATATTCCCGCCAAACTGTTGGCTCTGGGCATGCTCAGTTACCTGGGGAGGAGGGTCTCCCAGGCAACCTGTCTCTTCCTGTCGGCACTTATCATCTTTGCCAACATTTTTGTCCCCACAG aCTTGCAGACGGTCAGGACGGTGTTGGCGTGTCTCGGTAAAGGTTTCACCTCGGCATCCTTCACCGTCGTGTACCTGTACACCGGAGAGCTGTACCCCACCGTCATCAG gcagACCGGGATGGGCTTTGTGTCCACCATGGCGAGAGCCGGCAGCATGGCAGCACCCGCCGTCCTCATACTGGACGAG GTACTCCCTGCTCTGCCCAGCGTGGTGTACGGCGGCGCTGCGGTGTTGGCCGCCGGCTTTGCCTGCTTCCTGCCGGAGACGCTGAACATGCCGCTCCCTGATACCATCGAAGACGTGGAGCAGAAATG GTCTGGAACAAACCCCGCCCCCCCACCAGAAGAGGGCGTGGCTCTGAAAGAGGGCGTGGCTCTGAAAGTGCTGAAGGAAGCAGAAGGATCTGGACTCAACGCCCTCTGA